The Methanoculleus marisnigri JR1 genome window below encodes:
- a CDS encoding DUF7839 domain-containing protein yields MTDFTDDPLYVILRSKREATRFQILVEIAEHQPAVRQQEIAAKLGVTPQAVSEYIRELVDEGLVTAHGRGRYEVTKSGIEWVLRHAEALEAYARHINRDVIQQVAVWTAIARDDIRKGDTVGVFMRDGWLYATGEEQSATGLATMDAAPGEDLGVAQLNGIIQHEEGLIHVCKVPRVERGGSRQVSPDLLREAVRDAEMVGAVGLESYVALRKAGIEPDMFFGAREGVVEAAFHGRECAILIVDEEFTDFLKRLETVGLAYTIHDLIPS; encoded by the coding sequence TTGACCGACTTCACTGACGATCCTCTTTACGTCATCCTGCGCAGCAAACGGGAGGCCACCCGGTTCCAGATTCTCGTAGAGATCGCCGAACACCAGCCGGCCGTCCGCCAGCAGGAGATCGCCGCGAAACTCGGCGTGACGCCTCAGGCCGTCTCCGAGTACATCCGGGAGCTGGTGGACGAAGGGCTGGTCACCGCTCACGGCCGGGGCCGCTACGAGGTGACAAAGAGCGGGATCGAGTGGGTCCTGCGTCACGCCGAGGCGCTCGAGGCTTATGCCCGCCATATCAACCGGGATGTCATCCAGCAGGTGGCGGTCTGGACGGCTATCGCCCGGGACGATATCCGCAAGGGAGATACGGTCGGTGTCTTCATGCGGGACGGGTGGCTCTATGCGACGGGAGAAGAACAGAGCGCCACCGGCCTCGCGACCATGGACGCGGCACCGGGAGAAGACCTCGGCGTCGCCCAGCTGAACGGCATCATCCAGCACGAAGAAGGGCTTATTCACGTCTGCAAGGTGCCGAGAGTGGAGCGGGGCGGGTCCCGGCAGGTCAGCCCGGATCTTCTCCGGGAGGCCGTCCGGGACGCCGAGATGGTGGGTGCCGTCGGCCTCGAGTCCTACGTGGCCCTCAGGAAGGCGGGCATCGAGCCGGATATGTTCTTCGGTGCGCGGGAAGGGGTCGTCGAAGCGGCGTTCCACGGTCGGGAGTGCGCAATTCTTATCGTCGATGAGGAGTTTACCGATTTCCTCAAGCGTCTGGAGACGGTGGGGCTCGCCTACACGATCCACGACCTGATCCCGTCATGA
- a CDS encoding polymer-forming cytoskeletal protein, producing METTGDHDWIRSCALPDHTELQERTLKTDQDIVIGERCRIDYGLFGNDVVVCEFSKINGNIVASGDARIDNWCEINGDVVVEEDAYLGEGVKIQGKLVVKGDLDIGDNVQIERGFEAKGWISIRNPMPVIIYIMMYLVAVLGIEKEEDLSSVLEKIFGDDDETTPSATPLMIPGGAVLNMQTFSVPEKMAVGSGCRLHGNIRAGSIAVREETTIFGSLHAREDASVARGTAIHGDVQSDGDVMIEQDVHILGNVSCKRLTLHEDARVDGVIRAPGGMKIERRTA from the coding sequence ATGGAAACGACAGGCGACCACGACTGGATCAGGAGCTGCGCCCTCCCGGACCATACCGAGCTCCAGGAGAGGACGCTCAAGACCGATCAGGACATCGTCATCGGCGAGCGGTGCCGGATCGATTACGGCCTCTTCGGCAACGACGTCGTGGTCTGTGAATTCAGCAAGATCAACGGCAACATCGTTGCGAGCGGCGACGCCAGAATAGACAACTGGTGCGAGATCAACGGGGACGTCGTCGTCGAGGAGGACGCCTATCTCGGCGAAGGGGTGAAGATCCAGGGCAAGCTGGTCGTCAAGGGCGACCTCGATATCGGGGACAACGTCCAGATCGAGCGCGGGTTCGAAGCGAAGGGCTGGATCTCCATAAGGAACCCGATGCCGGTCATCATCTACATCATGATGTACCTCGTGGCCGTCCTCGGGATCGAGAAGGAGGAAGACCTGAGCTCCGTCCTCGAAAAGATCTTCGGCGACGACGACGAAACCACCCCCAGTGCCACGCCGCTGATGATCCCGGGCGGCGCCGTCCTCAACATGCAGACGTTCTCCGTCCCGGAGAAGATGGCCGTCGGGTCAGGGTGCCGGCTGCACGGAAACATCCGTGCCGGCTCGATCGCCGTCCGGGAGGAGACGACGATCTTCGGGAGCCTCCATGCGCGCGAAGATGCAAGCGTCGCCAGAGGTACGGCCATTCACGGCGACGTCCAGAGCGACGGCGACGTGATGATCGAGCAGGATGTACATATCCTCGGGAACGTCTCCTGCAAGCGCCTCACCCTGCACGAGGACGCACGCGTGGACGGGGTCATCCGCGCGCCGGGCGGCATGAAGATCGAGAGGCGGACTGCGTGA
- a CDS encoding single-stranded-DNA-specific exonuclease RecJ — MSLDAAAASLADHLLEQEFVEVLAHHDADGIAAASILCHAMFREGGRFRLRIRPGISTADLPGDGSVLLCDFGSALTDLPGDVMVVDHHLPRFEGDYHVNPHLAGIDGDRDISAAGAAYLVAQRMGDNRDLAGLALLGIIGDDQALDGPNREIVNEGIANGFIAPRRGLRLPGRGLVEQLALAVDPYLPGFSGVPDRARTLVAEVTDEDDMDIESLLTRIVLAAAPNASVSALCGIWGTTYSLGREVIDEALNLAAVVDACGKAGNGDIGASLCLRSSHAIQEAWEITARYRQAVVTGIHGARRLDERVALFAVDDGSVASDVADALANDFVRSGPVFVIGRIGDHCSVSARCPPGIDLDLEAVMRTIAEACGGQGGGHRLRAGARIAADQADQFRHELLEAIPA, encoded by the coding sequence ATGTCGCTTGACGCCGCTGCTGCAAGCCTGGCCGACCACCTGCTCGAGCAGGAGTTCGTGGAGGTGCTGGCGCACCACGATGCCGACGGTATAGCCGCCGCATCCATCCTCTGCCACGCCATGTTCCGCGAGGGCGGACGGTTCCGGCTGAGGATCCGCCCGGGCATCTCCACGGCCGACCTCCCCGGCGACGGCAGCGTGCTTCTCTGCGACTTCGGATCGGCACTCACGGACCTCCCCGGCGACGTCATGGTGGTGGATCACCACCTGCCCCGTTTCGAGGGGGACTATCACGTCAACCCGCACCTCGCCGGGATCGACGGCGACCGGGACATCTCGGCGGCCGGCGCGGCCTACCTCGTCGCCCAGCGCATGGGCGACAACCGTGATCTCGCGGGGCTCGCGCTCCTCGGGATCATCGGGGACGACCAGGCACTCGACGGTCCGAACAGGGAGATCGTGAACGAAGGCATCGCAAACGGGTTCATAGCACCCCGCCGCGGCCTCCGTCTCCCGGGAAGAGGGCTTGTCGAGCAGCTCGCGCTTGCCGTCGACCCCTACCTTCCCGGGTTCTCCGGCGTTCCCGACAGAGCGAGGACGCTCGTTGCAGAGGTCACCGACGAGGACGACATGGACATCGAGTCGCTCCTCACCCGGATCGTCCTCGCAGCCGCCCCGAACGCCTCGGTCTCCGCACTCTGCGGGATCTGGGGCACCACCTACAGCCTCGGCCGGGAGGTGATCGATGAGGCCCTGAATCTCGCTGCCGTCGTCGACGCCTGCGGCAAGGCAGGGAACGGGGACATCGGCGCATCGCTCTGTCTCCGCTCGAGCCACGCGATCCAGGAAGCCTGGGAGATCACCGCCCGCTACCGGCAGGCGGTCGTCACCGGCATCCACGGGGCGCGCCGCCTCGACGAGCGCGTCGCCCTCTTTGCAGTGGACGACGGGTCGGTCGCAAGCGACGTCGCAGACGCGCTCGCAAACGACTTCGTCCGGAGCGGCCCGGTCTTCGTCATCGGCAGGATCGGCGACCACTGCTCCGTCTCGGCACGCTGTCCTCCGGGGATCGACCTCGACCTCGAAGCGGTGATGCGAACGATCGCGGAGGCATGCGGCGGCCAGGGCGGCGGACACCGCCTGAGGGCCGGAGCCCGGATTGCCGCCGACCAGGCGGACCAGTTCAGGCACGAACTCCTGGAGGCGATCCCCGCATGA
- a CDS encoding class I SAM-dependent methyltransferase → MKVAEILEIDGCRLVEPSFADLTVDPYTDLLLRTVPDEARLLVDEKEEPIALALHDDEGWHAASFLFREPTLAAIECFEAVGGDIYQESREAWLSAIREYYSAELLETTFPALEDLRPDREGKIRDLLDEVWGDRTGTPCLDCCCGSGVGTAALRAGGVRALAYDNDPALLALGLSKGRLVPSDTMCIDAQKAPRYIAPVPLGAAFMVGEIYSYNTALWRSIVANLLALTDEALITVGTEEEAARVQEWCAGQGRETEIFENRRDPLYDRWCCVARRA, encoded by the coding sequence GTGAAGGTTGCGGAGATCCTTGAGATCGATGGGTGCCGGCTGGTCGAACCGTCGTTCGCGGACCTGACGGTAGATCCGTACACGGACCTGCTGCTCCGGACCGTGCCGGACGAGGCCCGTCTCCTGGTCGACGAGAAGGAGGAGCCGATCGCGCTCGCCCTCCACGACGACGAGGGATGGCATGCCGCCTCGTTCCTCTTCCGGGAGCCGACGCTCGCCGCCATCGAGTGCTTCGAGGCGGTCGGCGGCGACATCTACCAGGAGAGCCGGGAGGCATGGCTCTCGGCGATCCGTGAGTATTACAGCGCGGAACTGCTGGAGACCACGTTCCCCGCCCTCGAAGACCTGCGGCCCGACCGGGAGGGGAAGATCCGCGACCTCCTCGACGAGGTCTGGGGCGACCGTACGGGAACCCCCTGCCTCGACTGCTGCTGCGGGTCAGGGGTCGGCACCGCGGCTCTCCGGGCGGGAGGGGTGCGGGCGCTCGCCTACGACAACGACCCGGCGCTCCTCGCGCTCGGCCTCTCGAAGGGCCGTCTCGTGCCCTCCGACACCATGTGCATCGACGCGCAGAAGGCGCCCCGCTACATCGCACCGGTGCCCCTCGGTGCGGCCTTCATGGTCGGGGAGATCTACTCCTACAACACGGCCCTCTGGAGATCGATCGTCGCGAACCTCCTCGCCCTCACCGATGAAGCGCTGATCACCGTCGGCACGGAGGAGGAGGCGGCGAGAGTGCAGGAATGGTGCGCCGGACAGGGCCGGGAGACCGAGATCTTCGAGAACCGGCGCGATCCGCTCTACGACCGGTGGTGCTGCGTCGCGCGGCGGGCATGA
- a CDS encoding 30S ribosomal protein S15: MARMYARRRGTSSSVRPYRKEAPEWSNTDATEIEKIVVDLRKDGMSTSQIGLVLRDRYAVPDVKLATGKRIGEILREKGLESEIPEDLRNLMEKALGIRKHLAENNKDVHNKRQLQIAESKVRRLVKYYVRSGRMPKGWTYKPETAEILLTR, encoded by the coding sequence ATGGCAAGAATGTACGCTCGGCGTCGCGGAACCAGCAGTTCCGTCCGACCCTACCGAAAGGAGGCACCCGAGTGGTCCAATACGGACGCAACAGAGATCGAGAAGATCGTCGTCGATCTTCGCAAAGACGGCATGTCGACCAGCCAGATCGGCCTTGTGCTACGTGACAGGTACGCCGTCCCCGACGTCAAGCTCGCCACCGGCAAGCGCATAGGCGAGATCCTCCGCGAGAAGGGGCTTGAATCCGAGATCCCCGAAGATCTCCGGAACCTGATGGAGAAAGCGCTCGGGATCAGGAAACACCTTGCGGAGAACAACAAAGACGTTCACAACAAGCGGCAGCTGCAGATCGCCGAGTCCAAGGTGCGCAGGCTGGTCAAGTACTACGTCAGGTCCGGACGGATGCCGAAAGGCTGGACCTACAAACCGGAGACCGCAGAGATCCTGCTCACCCGCTGA
- a CDS encoding 2,3-bisphosphoglycerate-independent phosphoglycerate mutase: MIAEKVLFLVLDGISDRPCEALDGLTPLAAARTPVLDRLAAEGVCGIMDSVAPGIRPGSDTSHLALLGYPPQEFYTGRGPLEAEGTGIHMTAGMIGFRCNFATVDADGLVTDRRAGRISGTEPLAEAIREGVDLSGLGLEFRFEAGAGHRAALALIGEGLGDKVSSNDPKKEGVQPLTIRPGSDDPADAKTARACNEFIRQSREILDGHPVNVRRMEEGLPPGNLLLIRGAGKMGALPQFPERYGLSGSVISAATLISGIGMVVGLEHIPVPGTTGSVDSDLDAKVRAAIGELGRKDFVLMNIKGADEAGHDGKSIQKRDFIEVIDKALAPLLDLKNTLILVCADHSTPCSVKDHSADPVPVVIRGPGVRIDRTNRFDEVSCAEGGLHRIRGRDLMPIILDLINKSHKYGA; encoded by the coding sequence ATGATTGCTGAGAAGGTTCTCTTCCTGGTACTGGACGGGATCTCCGACCGCCCCTGCGAAGCGCTGGACGGATTGACCCCGCTCGCCGCCGCACGGACCCCGGTTCTCGACAGGCTCGCCGCCGAGGGCGTATGCGGGATCATGGACTCCGTCGCGCCCGGGATACGGCCCGGGTCCGACACCTCCCACCTCGCCCTGCTCGGCTACCCGCCGCAGGAGTTCTACACCGGCCGGGGCCCGCTCGAGGCCGAAGGGACCGGCATCCACATGACCGCCGGGATGATCGGGTTTCGGTGCAATTTCGCCACCGTGGACGCGGACGGCCTCGTCACCGATCGCCGGGCCGGCCGGATCTCCGGGACGGAACCACTTGCAGAAGCCATCCGGGAGGGTGTCGACCTCTCGGGGCTCGGTCTTGAGTTCCGGTTCGAGGCGGGCGCCGGTCACCGGGCGGCCCTCGCCCTAATCGGGGAAGGACTCGGCGATAAGGTCTCCTCGAACGACCCAAAGAAAGAGGGAGTACAGCCGCTCACGATCCGGCCCGGATCCGACGATCCGGCGGACGCAAAGACCGCCCGCGCCTGCAACGAGTTCATCCGCCAGTCCAGAGAGATCCTCGACGGCCACCCGGTGAACGTCCGGCGGATGGAAGAGGGGCTCCCGCCAGGAAATCTCCTCCTGATCCGGGGCGCCGGGAAGATGGGCGCGCTCCCGCAGTTCCCCGAGCGGTACGGGCTCTCCGGGAGCGTCATCTCGGCGGCCACCCTCATCTCCGGGATCGGGATGGTCGTGGGGCTCGAGCACATCCCGGTGCCGGGAACGACCGGTTCGGTCGACTCCGATCTCGACGCCAAGGTGAGGGCGGCGATAGGGGAACTCGGCCGGAAAGACTTCGTGCTGATGAACATCAAGGGTGCGGACGAGGCCGGCCACGACGGCAAAAGCATCCAGAAACGCGACTTCATCGAAGTGATCGACAAGGCGCTCGCGCCGCTGCTCGATCTCAAGAACACCCTGATCCTCGTCTGCGCCGACCACAGCACGCCCTGCTCGGTCAAAGATCACAGCGCCGACCCGGTTCCGGTCGTCATCAGGGGCCCGGGTGTCCGGATCGACCGGACGAACCGGTTCGACGAGGTCTCGTGCGCGGAGGGCGGGCTCCACCGTATCCGCGGTCGCGATCTCATGCCGATTATCCTGGATCTAATTAATAAGAGTCATAAGTATGGCGCATGA
- a CDS encoding DEAD/DEAH box helicase, whose product MKVIVQPQKGTYKLLFVEGGRVEGSGFVDLAATPKGRRPKNFKMRRRGKQLKPTPTRDLITLLRRSSVLLAAKSPEFESFLADLQIPSSRIDICRFCQLEDRFAPVDKATGVRYGGEWICMECAKREMRRELGYLGKFGGSVLVHLEKLLAQIRDLDRVLASVGPDHPDRKRTLFDRLEAHEVQKTAHITDLPLPPAFAKAAGVEYLMPVQQLAVQNGLLEGQHLLVVSATASGKTFIGEMAGMKNFLEGRGRTLFLVPLVALANQKYQRFRDRYGHLVRVTLQTGVSRLNLPETRPAGDRDVNAPVVVGTYEGIDHALRTGRSVKDIGTVVIDEVQMLEDPERGHRLDGLIARLKHIAPEAQFLYLSATIGAPGLLAEKLRANLVRYADRPVPLERHLIFIERNKKIGFIKQMAAEEYKVRSSKGYRGQTIVFTNSRARCHVIADALGTKAAPYHAGLTSQERRDVERRFTNGEISAVVTTAALAAGVDFPASQVIFDALAMGIQWLTVQEFHQMMGRAGRPDFHDLGRVVILAEPGGSYSRTSGKTEEEVAVGLLRGEMEEVAPEYDMEQSTEEFVANAVVSNGDEQQVIKMNRTMVGTLEPALPTLLDYGLVRRRGGRIELTDMARVMAEHFIGAERLMEIMDLVRRMDDAAEVVAELECAEEKTP is encoded by the coding sequence ATGAAAGTCATCGTCCAGCCCCAGAAGGGCACGTATAAACTGTTGTTCGTTGAAGGCGGCCGTGTCGAAGGTTCGGGGTTCGTCGACCTGGCTGCGACCCCGAAGGGCCGGCGGCCGAAGAACTTCAAGATGCGCCGGCGCGGCAAACAGCTCAAGCCAACCCCGACCCGGGACCTGATCACGCTGTTGCGCCGGTCATCTGTTCTCCTTGCGGCGAAGAGCCCTGAGTTCGAGTCGTTCCTTGCCGATCTTCAGATCCCGTCATCGAGGATCGACATCTGCCGGTTCTGCCAGCTCGAGGACCGGTTCGCGCCGGTCGACAAGGCGACCGGCGTCCGGTACGGCGGGGAGTGGATCTGCATGGAGTGCGCAAAGCGCGAGATGCGCCGCGAGCTCGGTTACCTGGGGAAGTTCGGCGGCTCGGTGCTTGTTCATCTTGAGAAACTCCTCGCCCAGATCCGGGACCTCGACCGGGTGCTGGCGTCGGTGGGGCCCGATCACCCCGACCGGAAGCGAACGCTCTTTGACCGGCTCGAGGCGCACGAGGTTCAGAAAACCGCCCATATCACCGATCTTCCGCTCCCTCCCGCGTTTGCAAAGGCAGCCGGGGTCGAGTACCTGATGCCCGTCCAGCAGCTCGCCGTTCAGAACGGCCTCCTCGAGGGGCAGCACCTCCTGGTCGTCTCGGCGACCGCGAGCGGCAAGACCTTCATCGGGGAGATGGCCGGGATGAAGAATTTCCTCGAAGGCCGGGGGAGGACGCTCTTCCTGGTTCCGCTGGTCGCGCTCGCGAACCAGAAGTACCAGCGGTTCCGCGACCGCTACGGTCACCTGGTCCGGGTCACCCTGCAGACCGGGGTGAGCCGTCTCAACCTCCCCGAGACCCGTCCGGCGGGCGACCGGGACGTCAACGCTCCCGTGGTGGTGGGGACTTACGAGGGGATCGACCACGCTCTCCGGACCGGGCGATCCGTAAAAGACATCGGCACCGTCGTCATCGACGAGGTGCAGATGCTCGAGGATCCGGAACGCGGCCACCGTCTCGACGGGCTGATCGCCCGGCTCAAGCACATCGCGCCCGAGGCGCAGTTCCTCTACCTCTCGGCCACGATCGGGGCTCCGGGACTGCTCGCGGAGAAACTCCGGGCAAACCTTGTCCGCTACGCGGACCGGCCGGTTCCGCTCGAACGCCACCTCATCTTCATCGAGCGAAACAAGAAGATCGGGTTCATCAAGCAGATGGCCGCCGAGGAATACAAAGTACGGTCGTCGAAGGGCTACCGGGGCCAGACGATCGTCTTCACGAACTCCCGGGCCCGCTGTCATGTCATTGCCGACGCCCTTGGAACCAAGGCCGCTCCCTATCACGCGGGGCTGACCTCCCAGGAACGCCGGGACGTGGAGCGGCGGTTCACGAACGGGGAGATCTCTGCTGTCGTGACCACGGCGGCGCTTGCCGCAGGCGTCGATTTCCCGGCGTCCCAGGTGATCTTCGATGCGCTTGCGATGGGCATTCAGTGGCTCACCGTCCAGGAGTTCCACCAGATGATGGGCCGGGCGGGGCGGCCGGATTTCCACGACCTCGGCCGGGTGGTCATCCTGGCGGAGCCCGGCGGATCCTATTCCCGGACGTCCGGCAAGACCGAGGAAGAGGTCGCCGTCGGCCTCCTGCGAGGCGAGATGGAGGAGGTCGCGCCCGAGTACGACATGGAGCAGAGTACGGAGGAGTTCGTCGCGAACGCCGTGGTCTCGAACGGCGACGAGCAGCAGGTCATCAAGATGAACCGGACGATGGTCGGGACGCTGGAGCCCGCCCTCCCCACGCTCCTCGACTACGGGCTGGTCCGGCGGCGGGGTGGGCGTATCGAACTCACCGATATGGCCCGGGTGATGGCCGAACATTTCATCGGCGCCGAGCGGTTGATGGAGATCATGGATCTCGTCCGACGCATGGACGATGCGGCCGAAGTCGTCGCGGAACTCGAGTGCGCCGAGGAGAAGACGCCGTAG
- a CDS encoding KEOPS complex subunit Pcc1: MIRIEGAIETPHSHPGCVAAALEPDNLTLIRTFPIEGGVRAEIDGTRLRSITASVDDYLMNLAIAEDVCTAASKRRQGGSESSGVESGSNGLKIHNNREK, encoded by the coding sequence ATGATCCGGATCGAGGGCGCCATCGAGACGCCGCACAGCCACCCCGGCTGCGTGGCCGCGGCACTCGAACCCGACAACCTCACCCTGATCAGGACATTCCCGATCGAGGGTGGGGTGCGGGCCGAGATCGACGGAACCAGACTTCGGTCGATCACCGCCTCGGTGGACGACTACCTCATGAACCTGGCGATAGCGGAGGACGTATGCACCGCCGCATCAAAGCGGCGGCAGGGCGGCTCAGAGAGTTCCGGAGTGGAATCAGGATCAAATGGGCTGAAAATCCATAATAACAGAGAGAAGTGA
- a CDS encoding MFS transporter yields MNTAKRIYNVLFISVFATMLGLGIVSPLLPIYAENLGATGIWLGIIFSAFALSRSVFMPVIGRISDRRGRKWIILIGMFAYAVLSLAYIIVDSVYSLTAVRFAHGLASAMVVPIAMAYVADLSEKGREGSHMGNFSISMFLGMGMGPLLGGFLNDAFGLDSVFYVMAGLSAFATILVGISLPEAKRGTFTVQEGNPVPMRKILTLPVMRGVMVFAFISALGRGGMMVFIPVFGPLIAISPTEVGIVLSANTFLMALLQVPMGRITDTGNKVVLIVAGSAITALAIGAIPFSGSFGPLLAITSLVGIGGAIQQPAIMALTVDAGRTIGMGTSMGAYNTVFGIGMIIAPLMGGVFMDYIGIDAVFYVGGAISLLGTGIFAVMMQRNARAADRKDIPGSG; encoded by the coding sequence ATGAATACCGCCAAACGCATCTATAATGTCTTATTCATCTCCGTCTTCGCCACCATGCTCGGGCTCGGCATCGTCAGCCCGCTGCTGCCCATCTACGCGGAGAACCTTGGCGCGACCGGCATCTGGCTCGGCATCATCTTCTCAGCCTTCGCGCTCTCCCGGTCGGTCTTCATGCCCGTCATCGGACGGATATCGGATCGCCGGGGGAGGAAATGGATCATCCTCATCGGCATGTTCGCGTACGCGGTCCTGTCGCTTGCGTACATCATCGTCGACAGCGTTTACTCGCTCACGGCAGTCCGCTTCGCCCACGGCCTCGCATCGGCCATGGTCGTCCCGATAGCCATGGCCTACGTCGCCGACCTCTCGGAGAAGGGAAGAGAGGGGAGCCATATGGGGAACTTCTCCATCTCGATGTTCCTCGGCATGGGGATGGGGCCGCTGCTCGGAGGGTTCCTGAACGATGCATTCGGATTGGACTCAGTCTTCTACGTCATGGCCGGTCTCTCGGCGTTCGCCACGATCCTCGTCGGCATCTCCCTCCCGGAGGCAAAACGTGGCACGTTTACGGTTCAGGAAGGGAACCCTGTCCCGATGCGGAAGATCCTCACGCTCCCGGTCATGCGGGGAGTCATGGTCTTCGCCTTCATCAGCGCCCTCGGGCGCGGAGGCATGATGGTCTTCATCCCGGTCTTCGGCCCGTTGATCGCGATCAGTCCCACCGAGGTGGGCATCGTCCTCTCCGCGAACACCTTCCTGATGGCGCTCCTCCAGGTGCCGATGGGGAGGATAACCGACACCGGCAACAAGGTCGTCCTGATCGTCGCGGGGTCGGCAATAACAGCGTTGGCGATCGGTGCGATTCCTTTCTCGGGGTCGTTCGGGCCCCTGCTCGCGATCACCTCCCTCGTCGGCATCGGGGGCGCCATCCAGCAGCCGGCCATCATGGCCCTGACGGTCGATGCTGGCCGGACAATAGGAATGGGAACTTCGATGGGTGCCTACAACACGGTCTTCGGGATCGGCATGATCATCGCACCGCTGATGGGGGGCGTCTTCATGGACTATATCGGCATCGACGCCGTCTTCTACGTGGGCGGCGCGATAAGCCTCCTCGGAACCGGGATCTTTGCGGTGATGATGCAGAGGAATGCCCGCGCAGCCGATAGGAAAGATATTCCCGGGTCCGGATAG
- a CDS encoding 30S ribosomal protein S3ae, whose protein sequence is MARKKQVGRRLEGWKAKKWYRVYVPDAFGKAEIGDAISADPENMVGRIMTATLGEVVQDYSKSHIKMRFKINNVAGDAAYTEFVGHEVTRDYLRSMVKRRASRIDTIHPVVSKDKKLLRVTVVCLTLSRADQSQVHAVRQAISQALSARAAESDFETLVKDIVSGDMARDIFKAVKTIYPIRRVEITKSKLEQVAAV, encoded by the coding sequence ATGGCAAGGAAGAAACAGGTTGGAAGAAGGTTGGAAGGCTGGAAGGCCAAGAAGTGGTACCGTGTCTACGTACCCGACGCCTTCGGCAAAGCCGAGATCGGCGACGCCATCTCGGCCGATCCCGAGAATATGGTCGGCCGCATCATGACCGCGACGCTCGGCGAAGTTGTGCAGGACTACTCCAAGTCCCACATCAAGATGAGGTTCAAGATCAACAACGTGGCAGGCGACGCCGCATACACCGAGTTCGTCGGGCACGAAGTGACCCGGGACTACCTCCGGTCGATGGTCAAGCGGCGGGCATCCCGCATCGACACCATCCACCCGGTCGTCAGCAAGGACAAGAAACTCCTGCGGGTGACGGTCGTCTGTCTCACCCTCTCGCGGGCAGACCAGAGCCAGGTCCACGCCGTACGGCAGGCAATCTCGCAGGCCCTCTCCGCCAGGGCGGCCGAGAGCGACTTCGAAACCCTGGTCAAGGATATCGTCTCCGGCGACATGGCACGGGACATCTTCAAGGCCGTCAAGACGATCTACCCGATCCGCCGGGTCGAGATCACCAAGTCCAAACTCGAGCAGGTTGCGGCCGTATAA
- a CDS encoding PAS domain S-box protein has protein sequence MASRNDQPPFPAFPPAAHCISRAPNQAPLTLVLPFGFSREFLTSPAVLLIELLLVCIAFGLLGIWLKEREVATRIAGMDASIEGIRTTGSIPPRLPAAGGDPISRFVEEVNLVLVELERSRRDLQESRDRYRLLFESGNDFLLVCAVGREGTPYRILDANALACRCLGYTRDELFALTPGSVILVRSDFKKGGQRLHSADLIPREGERIPVEASIHRITLGGTPAILIIARDVTERRRAEKELMDYRYRLEELVTQRTEELRAANESLKREMRERERIERERMEAYRQIERNIEQFAVLTDHIRNPLQVVQGMADLIDDPRAEKIREQVRQIKAILRQLDEGWVESEKVREYLERYR, from the coding sequence ATGGCCTCCCGCAACGATCAACCTCCGTTCCCGGCTTTTCCCCCTGCGGCTCACTGTATCTCCCGGGCCCCCAACCAGGCACCCCTCACGCTCGTTCTCCCGTTCGGCTTTTCCAGGGAGTTCCTGACCTCTCCCGCCGTTCTGCTCATCGAGCTCCTCCTCGTATGCATCGCCTTCGGGCTGCTCGGCATCTGGCTCAAGGAGCGGGAAGTGGCCACCCGCATCGCCGGCATGGATGCAAGCATCGAAGGTATCAGGACAACAGGCAGTATCCCGCCCCGCCTCCCTGCAGCCGGGGGCGATCCGATCTCGCGGTTTGTCGAAGAGGTCAACCTGGTGCTCGTGGAGCTGGAGCGCTCCCGGCGGGATCTCCAGGAGAGCAGGGACCGCTACCGTCTCCTCTTCGAGAGCGGGAACGATTTTCTGCTGGTATGCGCCGTCGGGAGGGAAGGAACGCCCTACCGGATACTGGATGCGAACGCGCTCGCCTGCCGGTGCCTCGGGTACACCCGGGATGAACTCTTCGCCCTCACTCCCGGATCGGTCATCCTCGTCCGGAGCGACTTCAAGAAGGGCGGCCAACGTCTCCATTCCGCCGACCTGATCCCCCGGGAAGGCGAACGGATCCCGGTCGAGGCAAGCATCCACCGCATCACCCTCGGGGGCACGCCGGCCATCCTCATCATCGCCCGGGACGTGACGGAGAGGCGGCGGGCCGAGAAGGAACTGATGGACTACCGCTATCGGCTCGAGGAACTGGTGACGCAACGGACAGAAGAACTCCGGGCGGCAAACGAGAGCCTCAAACGCGAGATGAGAGAGCGGGAGAGGATCGAGCGGGAAAGAATGGAGGCATACCGGCAGATCGAGAGGAACATCGAGCAGTTCGCCGTCCTGACCGACCACATCCGAAACCCTCTCCAGGTCGTCCAGGGGATGGCCGACCTCATCGATGATCCGCGAGCGGAGAAGATCCGGGAGCAGGTCAGGCAGATCAAGGCAATCCTCAGGCAGCTCGACGAAGGATGGGTGGAGTCGGAGAAGGTGCGGGAGTACCTGGAGCGGTACCGGTAG